The window ACTTCTACATCCCGCTCGTGCTCCCGATCTTCGGGATCGCGTGGCTCGAATCGCAACGCGCACAGGCAAGGATCGCGGATGCACGTCATCACTGACCTCGATCGTGTCCCGGCGGACGTCGCGCCGAGCGCGATCACGATCGGGAAGTTCGACGGACTGCACATCGGGCACGTCCGTCTCGTCGAGCGGCTCCGCGCCGAGGCCCGCGAACGCGGCCTGAACCCGGTCGTCGTGACGTTCGATCGTCACCCCGCCTCGGTGTTCGCACCCGATCGGGTGCCGGATCCCGTCGTCTCGCCGCGTCAACGGCTCGAGTTGCTCCGGCGCGCCGGTATCACGGCGACGTGCGTCCTCGCCTTCGACGACGACTTCGCGGCGCTGAGCCCGCTCGCGTTCATCCGCGACGTGTGCGTGGGGGCGCTCGGCGCGAGGCTGTTCCTCGTCGGGCGCGACTTCACGTTCGGGGCACGCGGCGAGGGGAACGTCGACACGCTCCTCGCGCACGCCGACGAGCTCGGCTACGAGGTCGTCGTCGCCGACGACGAGACCGGGCCGGACGGCGAGCGCGCGTCGTCGACGCGCGTGCGCGAGCTGCTCGCCGCGGGCGACGTCACGGGCGTCGCGCGCGTCCTCGGTCGTCCCCACGTCGTGTCCGGCGAGGTCGTCCACGGCGCGAAGCGTGGGCGCGAACTCGGGTTCCCGACGGCGAACCTCGACCCCGACATCGAGGGGCTCGTTCCCGCCGACGGCGTGTACGCGGGGTGGTTCCACGACGGTGAGAGCGTGTATCCGACGGCGATCTCGGTGGGCAACAATCCGACGTTCGAGGGGGTCCCGCAGAAGCAGGTCGAGGCCTTCGTGATCGATGCCGAGCTCGATCTGTACGGCCATCGTGTCCAGCTCTCGTTCGTCGAACGCATCCGGGGCATGCAGCGCTTCGACGGGGTGGACGATCTCGTCGCGCGCATGAACGAGGACGTCGTCGACGCACGGCGCATTCTCGGGGTCCCGCCGTCCTCGGGGGCGTAGCCCTCGCGCCCACGGGCGAGACCCGGCCGAACACGGCGAGGACGCCGACCGGCGTCGACGCGATCGAACGCGTGCTCGGCGGCGGCCCGTCGCGCCTCAGTCCGACGTGACGGGCGGGAGCGGGAGACGTCCGAAGAGTGCGGCGATGAGGCGCCCCGCGGTCGCTTCGCGCCGGGGGCCCCGGCCGATGCACCAGCGTGCGTCGCTCGCGCACAGCGTCGAACTCGCGACCGCGCGCCGGGCGGCCGAGAACGGGATGCGCGTGCGGGCCACGGCGACGGCGCTCGTGGAGCGCGGGCTCAGCCGCAGCGGCACGCCGAGCGCCTCCGTGATGTCGAAGGCGTGGACGACGACCTCCGTCAGCTCGGTGATCCCCGTCCGGCCGATCCCCTGCATCTTCGTGTCGGCGATACGACGCAGATCGGCGACGAGCGCGGCGGTCGGGGCCTCGGCCTCCGTTCGCGCGAGATCGTCGATCGCCCGGTCGGGAGACACGTGGTGACCGAAGTACGCCTTCGACGCCGTCGACAGCATCTCCCCGCTCGGGGCGCCGACGCGCCACACGAGATGGCCGACGACATCGCGAACCGTCCACCCCTCGCACAGACTCGGGGCCGACCACTGCGCCTCGTCGAATCCCACCAGCACATCGGCGGTGCGGTCGAGCGACGTCGCGATGTGGGCGCTCCAGTCGCCTGCGACGCGTGGCGACGGCGTGAAGAACGGCCGGTCGGGGGCGATGGAATCGGACACCACATGAGTATCGCACCGACGGCCGTGGTCCGCTCGAACGACACTCGCCGCGAGTCCTCGGACGGATCGCGTACCATTCTGGAGACTGATTCCGCTCGTCGGTGTTTCGTGCTCCGGGTCCTCCGTCGTACACTGTGGCGAGGAGCACGCCGATCAATATCTGACCGATCAGCGCGTCACCGATCATCGCACTCCGTGCCGGAGCGTCCCAGGACGTCGCGGGGGAGTGCCGCACCACCATGCGACCGCGAGGCACGCGGGCCCGCATCGCCGGACCGGCCGGGAGGCCGGACGGCACGAACGCAGGCAATCTGAGGAGGGGCATGTCCCGTCACCCACGCGCACACGCCGGAGGCGCCACGACCTCGACGAGCCGTCAGCGACGACCCGTCGACAACACGGGCGTCATCCCGCAACTCGCGAAGGCGGCGCGGGAGGTGGAGGCGGCGGCGCAACGCGGTCGGGTCTCGCCGTCGAACCGCATCAAGTTCCAGGTGATCGCGCTGCTCATGCGCGAGGAACGGCAGAAGGCGAAGGAGGAGCCCTCGCTCACCGAGTCGGAGCGCGCCGAGGCACTCAAGCGGCTCGACGGACTCGCGTCGATCCTCGCGAAGACGGCCGCCCGCGACACGTCGCTCATCGCGCTCCTCCAGCCCGAGGCCCCCGTGAGCGAGCAGGCGCGGGCGCTGCGCAAGCAGATGCTCTTCGCGGGTGGGGTGGACGTCGTCGTCGACGAGGCGCCGTCCGGGCCCGTTCGCCTCGAGGTCGTCCCGCCGGAGATCGCGGAACGCCAGGTCGTGCCGGTGTCGGTCACGGCGCGCGTCCGCTCGAATCCGTTCCACGCGCCGCGTCTCGATCTCGCGACGCCGTCGAACGGACACTATTCGGCGCTCTCGAACTGGGAGCTGCTCGGCCCGATCCTGCGGGCCTTCGAGACCGGTGCGGGTGGTGGCTCGGC is drawn from Pseudoclavibacter chungangensis and contains these coding sequences:
- a CDS encoding maleylpyruvate isomerase family mycothiol-dependent enzyme, whose amino-acid sequence is MSDSIAPDRPFFTPSPRVAGDWSAHIATSLDRTADVLVGFDEAQWSAPSLCEGWTVRDVVGHLVWRVGAPSGEMLSTASKAYFGHHVSPDRAIDDLARTEAEAPTAALVADLRRIADTKMQGIGRTGITELTEVVVHAFDITEALGVPLRLSPRSTSAVAVARTRIPFSAARRAVASSTLCASDARWCIGRGPRREATAGRLIAALFGRLPLPPVTSD
- a CDS encoding bifunctional riboflavin kinase/FAD synthetase, with translation MHVITDLDRVPADVAPSAITIGKFDGLHIGHVRLVERLRAEARERGLNPVVVTFDRHPASVFAPDRVPDPVVSPRQRLELLRRAGITATCVLAFDDDFAALSPLAFIRDVCVGALGARLFLVGRDFTFGARGEGNVDTLLAHADELGYEVVVADDETGPDGERASSTRVRELLAAGDVTGVARVLGRPHVVSGEVVHGAKRGRELGFPTANLDPDIEGLVPADGVYAGWFHDGESVYPTAISVGNNPTFEGVPQKQVEAFVIDAELDLYGHRVQLSFVERIRGMQRFDGVDDLVARMNEDVVDARRILGVPPSSGA